A part of Amycolatopsis camponoti genomic DNA contains:
- a CDS encoding ABC transporter substrate-binding protein → MRLFLPLTGAALLAATALSACSSAGGLTINLYISPEDHLQNVVDRCTQEAGGRYKIVYNKLPRGADGQREQMVRRLAAGDTSLDVLGLDVTWVPEFAEAGWAEEWTGASAAAATQDVLPGPLATAKWNGKLYGATKNTNVQLLWYDDRITPSPPKTFDELMTQAQQLKAAGKPYQVVFTGAQYEGLVVFYNTLVASAGGHILSDDGKSVVMDDGAVKALSLLKTLTTAGITDPSLTNQKEDDIRQAFQRGQAATELNWPFVYASYAKEKPQDLAHFKWTRYPSVVAGQPSRVTIGGFNLAVSTYSQHKPEAFEAALCLRNATSQKYQALVDGIPPSIASIYRDNAPLDPAKPADPKENPTMADQYPMKGDIQAALTDAAVRPLTPAYQNLSTVISKVLSPPAEIDVQATAQELRERLTDALNSKGIIP, encoded by the coding sequence ATGCGCCTGTTCCTCCCCCTCACCGGCGCGGCCCTGCTGGCCGCCACCGCGCTCAGTGCGTGCTCTTCCGCCGGCGGGCTGACGATCAACCTGTACATCTCGCCGGAGGACCACCTCCAGAACGTGGTCGACCGGTGCACGCAGGAGGCCGGCGGCCGGTACAAGATCGTCTACAACAAGCTGCCGCGCGGCGCGGACGGCCAGCGCGAGCAGATGGTCCGCCGGCTCGCCGCGGGCGACACGTCGCTGGACGTGCTCGGCCTCGACGTCACGTGGGTGCCGGAGTTCGCCGAAGCGGGCTGGGCCGAGGAGTGGACCGGCGCGAGCGCGGCGGCGGCCACGCAGGACGTGCTGCCGGGGCCGCTGGCCACCGCGAAGTGGAACGGCAAGCTCTACGGCGCGACGAAGAACACCAACGTCCAGCTGCTCTGGTACGACGACCGGATCACGCCGTCGCCGCCGAAGACGTTCGACGAGCTCATGACGCAGGCGCAGCAGCTGAAGGCCGCCGGGAAGCCGTACCAGGTCGTGTTCACAGGTGCGCAGTACGAAGGGCTGGTCGTCTTCTACAACACGCTGGTGGCGTCCGCGGGCGGGCACATCCTGTCCGACGACGGCAAGTCCGTGGTGATGGACGACGGCGCGGTGAAGGCGCTTTCGCTGCTGAAGACGCTCACGACAGCGGGGATCACGGACCCGTCCCTGACGAACCAGAAGGAGGACGACATCCGCCAGGCCTTCCAGCGCGGCCAGGCGGCGACCGAGCTGAACTGGCCGTTCGTGTATGCGTCCTACGCGAAGGAAAAGCCCCAGGACCTGGCCCACTTCAAGTGGACGCGCTACCCGTCGGTGGTCGCCGGCCAGCCGAGCCGCGTCACGATCGGCGGCTTCAACCTGGCGGTCTCGACGTATTCCCAGCACAAGCCGGAGGCGTTCGAAGCGGCGCTGTGCCTGCGCAACGCGACTTCGCAGAAGTACCAGGCCCTGGTGGACGGCATTCCCCCGAGCATCGCGTCGATCTACCGCGACAACGCGCCGTTGGATCCGGCGAAACCGGCGGACCCGAAGGAAAACCCCACCATGGCCGACCAGTACCCGATGAAGGGCGACATCCAGGCGGCCCTGACGGACGCGGCGGTCCGCCCGCTGACCCCGGCGTACCAGAACCTGTCGACGGTGATTTCGAAGGTGCTGTCACCCCCGGCGGAGATCGACGTCCAGGCAACGGCCCAGGAACTGCGCGAGCGGCTGACGGATGCGCTGAACTCGAAGGGCATCATCCCGTAG
- a CDS encoding LacI family DNA-binding transcriptional regulator, producing MPEKLDDVARLAGVSAATVSRALRGVPGVADRTRTRVLAAAAELGYAVSPAASSLATGRTGTVGVIVPYVDRWYFSRLISGVERVLRDAGTSLLLYNLGDDPGRARFFAGLPLRRRVDAVLVLSLPLKDAEREQVLGLGVPLVTIGTEEPGGDSVGIDDHGAAVTAMRHLVQLGHREIAFIGESAPIPLGFSTPLRRLAAYREVYHAVCREDGREPEAAFETGGGFTVSGGERAMGALLGLPRRPTAVFAASDEMAFGALRTLRRAGLRVPGDVSVMGFDDHELAGLLELSTVSQPVTELGERAGRLLLARLSGGKIATSPVILGTQLVLRGSTAPPARR from the coding sequence ATGCCGGAGAAGCTCGACGACGTGGCGCGGCTGGCGGGAGTCTCGGCGGCCACCGTGTCGCGGGCGCTGCGCGGGGTGCCCGGCGTCGCCGACCGCACGCGGACGCGGGTGCTCGCGGCCGCCGCCGAGCTCGGGTACGCCGTCTCGCCCGCCGCGTCGAGCCTGGCCACGGGCCGGACCGGGACCGTCGGGGTGATCGTGCCCTACGTCGACCGCTGGTACTTCTCGCGCCTCATCTCCGGCGTCGAGCGGGTGCTGCGCGACGCCGGGACCAGCCTGCTGCTCTACAACCTCGGCGACGACCCGGGCCGCGCGCGGTTCTTCGCCGGCCTCCCGCTGCGCCGCCGGGTCGACGCCGTGCTCGTGCTTTCCCTGCCGCTGAAGGACGCCGAACGCGAGCAGGTGCTGGGCCTCGGCGTCCCGCTCGTCACGATCGGCACCGAGGAACCCGGCGGGGACTCCGTCGGGATCGACGACCACGGCGCCGCGGTGACCGCGATGCGCCACCTCGTCCAGCTCGGTCACCGCGAGATCGCGTTCATCGGCGAGAGCGCCCCGATCCCGCTCGGGTTCTCGACGCCGTTGCGGCGGCTGGCCGCGTATCGCGAGGTCTACCACGCGGTGTGCCGCGAAGACGGCCGCGAACCGGAGGCTGCGTTCGAGACCGGGGGCGGGTTCACCGTCTCGGGTGGGGAGCGGGCGATGGGCGCCCTCCTCGGCTTGCCCCGCCGGCCGACCGCGGTGTTCGCCGCCTCCGACGAGATGGCCTTCGGGGCGCTGCGGACGCTGCGCCGGGCGGGACTGCGGGTACCCGGCGACGTCTCGGTGATGGGGTTCGACGATCACGAACTGGCCGGCCTGCTCGAGCTGAGCACCGTCTCGCAGCCCGTCACCGAGCTGGGCGAGCGGGCCGGCCGGCTGCTCCTGGCGCGATTGTCCGGTGGAAAAATCGCGACATCTCCGGTGATTCTCGGGACACAACTAGTCCTTAGGGGCAGTACTGCGCCGCCCGCGCGCCGCTGA
- a CDS encoding DUF742 domain-containing protein: MHWGSVLELEDSGAGMVRPYFRTHGRTRPTRDLPIETLVSITQRGRAVVRGSTQEETEICALLRTSQSVAEVAARRRIPLGVARVLLSDLADRGIVAVHTARKGSGNRPSLELMERILHGLSRL; encoded by the coding sequence GTGCACTGGGGGTCCGTGCTCGAACTCGAAGACAGCGGGGCGGGGATGGTCCGCCCGTACTTCCGCACCCACGGCAGGACCCGGCCGACCCGGGACCTCCCGATCGAGACACTGGTGTCGATCACCCAGCGGGGGCGGGCCGTGGTGCGGGGCAGCACGCAGGAGGAGACGGAGATCTGCGCGCTGCTGCGGACTTCGCAGTCGGTCGCCGAGGTCGCCGCGCGCCGGCGGATCCCGCTGGGGGTGGCGCGGGTCCTGCTGTCCGATCTGGCGGACCGGGGGATCGTCGCCGTGCACACCGCCCGCAAGGGATCCGGGAACCGGCCGAGCCTCGAGCTGATGGAACGCATCCTCCACGGCCTCAGCCGGCTGTGA
- a CDS encoding alpha/beta fold hydrolase, which yields MRIELTAGTVEYTDTGGPGPVVVFVHGLLMDGTLWDETVAELTGHRCVVPTLPLGAHRQPMHEDADLSMSGIAALLTEFLERLDLRDVTLVGVDTGGALVQLLMANGAPRVSGVVLGSCDAFDNFPPGLTGKTLVATGKLSPGLFGVFMQQMRLRAVRRLPIAFGWLTKRGDAATARWIRPLLADAAIRRDTVRVLRAAAASPGFLLEAAERLPSFDRPVLLAWATEDRVMPLDHARRLEALLPKGKLVEVADSYTLLPLDQPTEFARLIREFTAG from the coding sequence ATGCGGATCGAGCTGACTGCGGGAACCGTCGAGTACACCGACACGGGCGGGCCGGGCCCGGTCGTCGTCTTCGTCCACGGCCTGCTGATGGACGGCACCCTGTGGGACGAGACGGTCGCCGAGCTGACCGGCCACCGGTGCGTCGTCCCGACGCTGCCGCTGGGCGCGCACCGGCAGCCGATGCACGAGGACGCCGACCTTTCGATGAGCGGCATCGCCGCGCTGCTCACGGAGTTCCTCGAGCGCCTCGACCTGCGGGACGTCACCCTCGTCGGCGTCGACACCGGCGGCGCGCTGGTGCAGCTGCTGATGGCGAACGGCGCGCCTCGGGTGAGCGGCGTGGTCCTCGGCTCGTGCGACGCGTTCGACAACTTCCCGCCCGGGCTCACCGGCAAGACGCTGGTCGCCACCGGCAAGCTGTCCCCGGGCCTGTTCGGCGTGTTCATGCAGCAGATGCGGCTGCGCGCGGTACGGCGGCTCCCGATCGCGTTCGGCTGGCTGACCAAGCGCGGTGACGCGGCGACGGCCCGCTGGATCCGCCCGCTCCTGGCCGACGCGGCGATCCGCCGCGACACGGTCCGCGTCCTGCGGGCGGCGGCCGCTTCGCCGGGCTTCCTGCTCGAGGCGGCCGAACGGCTGCCGAGCTTCGACCGGCCGGTGCTCCTGGCCTGGGCGACCGAGGACCGCGTCATGCCGCTCGACCACGCCCGGCGGCTGGAAGCGTTGCTACCGAAGGGGAAGCTCGTGGAGGTGGCCGACAGCTACACGTTGCTCCCGCTGGACCAGCCGACCGAGTTCGCCCGGCTGATCAGGGAGTTCACAGCCGGCTGA
- a CDS encoding TetR/AcrR family transcriptional regulator, with the protein MENATGYRRSAGSARGETRRRELLATITDDVAENGLVDFSLRRAAKSAGTTHKVLLYHFESAEDLLRQVVFSLRERRIGNALTAVAASSASLTDRVRAAWVSLRDEESALRRVLDQAMGLAMYDPGRYAALGRGASQQYLPTLVSFCPPDWPEQRKFEVASMILATLRGFLVDLLTSADGDSAAAGFEALLRAVEREEAAP; encoded by the coding sequence ATGGAGAACGCTACCGGCTACCGGCGCTCGGCCGGCTCGGCCCGCGGCGAGACACGACGCCGGGAGCTGCTGGCGACGATCACCGACGACGTCGCCGAGAACGGTCTCGTCGACTTCTCGCTGCGGCGTGCGGCGAAGTCGGCCGGGACCACGCACAAGGTGCTGCTCTACCACTTCGAAAGCGCCGAAGACCTGCTCCGCCAAGTGGTCTTTTCGTTGCGCGAGCGGCGGATCGGCAACGCGCTGACCGCGGTCGCCGCGTCGTCGGCATCGCTGACCGACCGGGTCCGCGCCGCCTGGGTGAGCCTGCGCGACGAGGAGTCCGCACTGCGGCGGGTCCTCGACCAGGCGATGGGCCTGGCGATGTACGACCCGGGCCGGTACGCGGCGCTCGGGCGGGGCGCGTCCCAGCAGTACCTGCCGACGCTGGTGTCGTTCTGCCCGCCCGACTGGCCGGAGCAGCGGAAGTTCGAGGTCGCGTCGATGATCCTCGCGACGCTGCGCGGCTTCCTCGTGGACCTGCTGACCAGCGCGGACGGCGACAGCGCGGCCGCCGGGTTCGAGGCGCTGCTGCGGGCGGTCGAACGGGAGGAAGCGGCTCCCTGA
- a CDS encoding SDR family NAD(P)-dependent oxidoreductase, with protein MRVLVTGGNAGIGYFAAEQLASAGAEVVIGSRDPAKAESARTAIRSRVAGAKVEHVRIDLADLASLEAVDAGELDAVVCNAGVALDNPPRRETAGGHELMFGTNHLGHFALVARLMPRLAPDARIVTTGSFAAKSAKLDFADLQCERDYQPKRAYERSKLAQMLFAFELDRRLREAGSKRLSVVAHPGGALDALTPSRPPVHVRGAGQWLRGLPMRALVHGKDAGARPAVRAVLGPDVTGGQLWGPRVFGLRGRPRLEERWTNLTDDAAAERLWAESVTLTGLDPLG; from the coding sequence ATGCGGGTGCTGGTGACCGGGGGCAACGCCGGGATCGGCTACTTCGCCGCCGAACAGCTGGCTTCGGCCGGCGCGGAAGTGGTGATCGGCAGCCGGGATCCGGCGAAGGCGGAAAGCGCGCGGACCGCCATCCGGTCGCGGGTCGCCGGGGCGAAGGTCGAGCACGTCCGGATCGACCTCGCCGACCTGGCCTCGCTCGAAGCGGTCGACGCCGGAGAGCTCGACGCCGTCGTCTGCAACGCGGGAGTGGCGCTCGACAACCCGCCGCGGCGCGAGACCGCGGGCGGTCACGAGCTGATGTTCGGCACCAACCACCTCGGGCACTTCGCCCTGGTCGCCCGGCTGATGCCGCGGCTGGCGCCGGACGCGCGCATCGTCACCACCGGCAGCTTCGCCGCGAAGTCCGCGAAGCTCGACTTCGCCGATCTTCAGTGTGAGCGCGATTATCAGCCGAAGCGAGCCTATGAACGGTCGAAGCTGGCCCAGATGCTCTTCGCCTTCGAACTGGACCGGCGGCTCCGCGAGGCCGGTTCGAAGCGGCTGAGCGTGGTGGCCCATCCCGGCGGCGCACTCGATGCGCTGACCCCGTCGCGGCCGCCGGTGCACGTCCGCGGCGCGGGTCAATGGCTGCGCGGCCTGCCCATGCGTGCGCTGGTGCACGGCAAGGACGCCGGTGCGCGGCCCGCCGTCCGCGCGGTGCTCGGCCCGGACGTCACCGGCGGGCAGCTGTGGGGCCCGCGCGTGTTCGGCCTGCGCGGCCGTCCCCGCCTCGAGGAGCGCTGGACGAACCTGACCGACGACGCGGCCGCCGAGCGGCTTTGGGCGGAAAGTGTCACGCTGACCGGGCTGGACCCCCTGGGCTGA
- a CDS encoding purine-cytosine permease family protein, whose translation MASTVGVDDYALTRVPDHARYSWWSVAVQRFGQVSALSQFLLGATVGFGMSFWNAVLAFTLGSVILELITILVGVIGVREGLSTSMIARWTGFGRGGSALIGLAIGISLIGWFGIQSAVSAQGLVALIGGLPEWGWALLFGLLVTAIVVRGFHSMAWTAYLTVPAFLILVGWSIISELTRHDLGALVSSAPPGPSLSLLQGTTLVAGGFIVGAVITPDMTRFNRTTADVVKQTLVGITLGEYVIGLSGVLLAHAVGSAGITTIVTSSVGWIGLLIVIAGTIKINDWNLYSSGLGVVNFIGTVSGRKAHRGVVTAVLGLAGSVLAAAGILAKFTDFLTVLGVAFPPIAGIMVAEYFVVKKWRGDLESARARGTVPEDAPVWVPATLVVWVAAALFGEFVEWGLPSINSLVVAFVLYVVAGKLGLVRGIGSSRTAEAAPAVQSA comes from the coding sequence GTGGCCTCAACAGTCGGTGTCGATGACTATGCCCTCACCAGAGTGCCGGACCACGCCCGGTACTCGTGGTGGTCGGTCGCCGTCCAGCGGTTCGGCCAGGTGTCCGCCCTGTCCCAGTTCCTCCTCGGAGCCACCGTCGGCTTCGGGATGAGCTTCTGGAACGCGGTACTGGCGTTCACGCTCGGCTCGGTCATCCTGGAGCTCATCACGATCCTCGTCGGCGTCATCGGCGTCCGCGAAGGTCTGTCCACGTCCATGATCGCCCGCTGGACCGGCTTCGGCCGCGGCGGCTCGGCGCTCATCGGGCTCGCCATCGGGATCAGCCTCATCGGCTGGTTCGGCATCCAGTCCGCCGTGTCCGCGCAAGGTCTCGTCGCGCTCATCGGCGGCCTGCCGGAATGGGGCTGGGCGCTGCTGTTCGGCCTGCTCGTCACCGCGATCGTGGTGCGCGGCTTCCACTCCATGGCCTGGACGGCGTACCTGACCGTGCCGGCCTTCCTGATCCTCGTCGGCTGGTCGATCATCTCCGAACTGACCCGCCACGACCTCGGCGCGCTCGTGTCCTCGGCCCCGCCCGGGCCGTCGCTGAGCCTGCTGCAGGGCACCACGCTGGTCGCCGGCGGCTTCATCGTCGGCGCCGTCATCACCCCGGACATGACCCGCTTCAACCGCACCACCGCCGACGTCGTCAAGCAGACGCTCGTCGGGATCACCCTCGGCGAGTACGTCATCGGCCTGTCCGGCGTCCTGCTCGCGCACGCCGTCGGCAGCGCGGGCATCACCACCATCGTGACGTCGTCGGTCGGCTGGATCGGGCTGCTGATCGTCATCGCCGGCACGATCAAGATCAACGACTGGAACCTGTACTCCTCGGGCCTCGGCGTCGTGAACTTCATCGGCACGGTGTCGGGGCGCAAGGCCCACCGCGGGGTCGTCACGGCGGTGCTCGGCCTGGCCGGCAGCGTGCTCGCCGCGGCCGGGATCCTGGCGAAGTTCACCGACTTCCTCACCGTGCTGGGCGTCGCTTTCCCGCCGATCGCCGGGATCATGGTCGCCGAGTACTTCGTCGTGAAGAAGTGGCGCGGCGACCTGGAATCCGCCCGGGCGCGCGGCACCGTGCCCGAGGACGCGCCGGTGTGGGTGCCCGCGACGCTCGTCGTCTGGGTCGCCGCCGCGTTGTTCGGGGAGTTCGTCGAATGGGGCCTGCCGAGCATCAACTCG